The DNA region CTATATCCTACCGGTTTGGATCTTGCTCATCTCCTTGTTGGATAGGCTGTTCTTTTGGAAGAGCGGGCTGAATATGGCCGAACGGGTGACGGCCTATATCTTCTTGATCGCACAGTACATCTTCTTAAGCACACTGGTGATTCCTTTGACCAAGGTGGACCCTCGATTTCAAATGAGCGTATATGTGATCCTGTTCACATATATGACATATGCCATACTGAAGTTACATGGTGGAGGCTGGTGGAGAGGGGTGCGTGCCTTTGTGCTCACGTTGATCTCATTCGTGGTCTATGTCATTTTGCTGAATGTAGTGCTGATCAGCTGGTTCAGCCATTTCGGATAGCGGTCAGGCCGAGGTGATCTCTTCCAAAAGTCCGAGTAGTCGCTTCATATCGAAAGGCTTCTCCAAGAAATGGTCTGCTCCACTATCCAAGCAGGATTGCGCGGCATTGGGGTGGGCCGTGAATAGAATGACCGGTACATGGCGAACCGATTCATCTTGCTTGATCTTGCGACACAGGTCCCTACCATCCATGCCGGATAGCAGCATGTCCATGATCAAAGCCCGGGGGCTCTCTGTCTTCAATAGGTCGATGACCTCTTCTCCATGGGTGTGGGTGATCACATCGTAGCCTTTCAGTCCGAGCATCTTCTCCAACATGGTCAGGATGTCCTGATTGTCATCGATGATAAGTATGCGCTTCTGAGCCATTCTACTGGGCCTGTATGGGTATTTTGAAATAGAAAGTAGAGCCTTTTTTCAATCGACTATCGACCCCTATTTCTCCTCCATGTCTCCGTATGATATCTGCTGCGATGTACAATCCGATACCGAACCCTGGGTAGGTTCCTTCATTCTTCCCCTCCACTCTGTAGAATCTGTCGAAGATGCGCTCTTGATCCTCCTTGCTGATTCCGATGCCCTTATCGGTGACAGAGACCATCACGAAATCTTCTAAACGCTTCATCTCCACATGGATATCGCTCTCATCGGGGGTGTATTTGATGGCGTTGGTCAGAAAGTTGACAAGGACTTGGGAGATACGGGTCTCATCTCCGAATATCTTCAGTTCCTCTGATGAAGAATATACGATCCGATTGTTGGGGTTGGAATAACGTATCTCCTCTAAGACCTTATCGATCATATGATTCATACAGAACTTCTCCTTGTTCAGGATCAAGGTCCCGGATTTCATCTTGGACAAGTCAAGCATGTCGGTAATGAGACTGACCAAGGTAGCCACTTGTCTGTTGATGGTCGACAGTGAGTCGTTGAGAAATGCATCATCCGAATCCTCGTACATACCTCTCAATATGTCCACATAGCCCTTGATGGAGGTCAGCGGGGTCTTGAGTTCATGACTGGCCATGCCGATGAACACATCCTTCTCCATTTCGGCCTCCTTTATCTGCTGGATGTCCGTACTGGTCCCGATCCACATGCGTATGTTGCCTTCATCATCTTTCTCCGGTGTGGCACGACTGAGCTGCCAACGGTATTGTCCATCGTAACGTCTGAATCGGTGCTCGATGATGAAATCCTTTCCGGTAGTGATGGACTCTGTCCATAGCCTCACATTTTCAGCTTGATCATCGGGATGTACGATCTGCAGCCAATCCTCTCCTTCTATCTGTTCGTAGGTCAGACCCGAATAGTCGAAGACGGCCTGATTGAAATAATGCAAACGACCATCGGGTCCGGCAGCCCATACGAACTGAGGCATACTGTCTGCCAATAGTTTGAACTGCCGCTCGCTTTCTTCGATCTTCTCAAAAGCATCATGCAACTCTCTCCGCGCTTGGACGGATTCGGACACATCGGTCCCCACAGCTATCACACCCTCAACTTCTCCATCCGGTCCGAATACGGGCTCATAGATGAAGTTCAGATAAAGAGTGGTCATCTCATCATTGATGGATAGGGTGACGGGCATCTCTTGGGCCGAGAAGGACTTCTTGCTCTGATATACATTGTCCATGAGCTGCTTGAGACCCTGATCTATCAATTCCGGGAATATCTCGAACATCGGCCGTCCGAGCACTTCACCTTCTTGTTTTTCCACCAGATCCAGCGCCATCTGGTTCATCACACTCAGCAAGTGATCAGGCCCGATGCAATAGGTGATTGCAACAGGGGCCTGTTTCAGTACACGGGTAAGATGTGCAGATAATTCTTCCTGCCCTTTGCGCATGATGACCTTATCTGTGGTCTCCACACAGGTGACGAGCACACCGGCAATGGCACCCTGTTCATCAAAGGCCGGACTATAACTGAAGGTCCAATAGACATCTTCGATCTGCCCATTCCGATAGATGGGGACCAGCATATCCTCGAAATAGCAGGCGCCTTCTCCACTGAGCACTTGATCGATCAGCGGCTTGATGGTATCCCATATCTCAGGCCAAGCCTCCTCGCCCTTCATGCCCAGCATGTCTGGATGCTTACCTTCTTTTCCAAGACTGGGGCGGTAGGCATCGTTGTAGAAACAGGTCAGATCATCTCCCCAGAAGAGGAATCCAGGGAAGCGGGAATGAAGCATGGTTCCAAGTACGACCTTCAAGGTGGCCGGCCAATCCTTCATAGGACCGATCGTAGTGGTACTCCAATCCTTGGCCATGATCAATTGACCCATCTCTCCGGTATGTGGCACGAAGTTCTTCACCGATCGAACGGATTGGAGACTGTTAAAGAACGAAATCTTAAGATATCTTCAGTAATCCTGCATAAAGTGATACACTTCAGATCATAGTCAAATAGACTTCTTGGAGATTCCCTTTCGGCTAATTCGCTAGCTTAGTATGCTATGCTTCATGCGATTCGACTTGTCATCTGTCTGGGATTCTTGCTTATCGGGAGCTCGATAGCAGCTCAATTTACAAGCCCTGAGGTTCCATTGAACTTCTTTCATAGTAATATCAGATCTATGGAGGCTGCCGACCTGAATGCCGCATTCGGTCCCAAAGAGGTCATAATCGAATCAGGGGATACATCCATTGTCTGCTTCATGAATCAAGGAGGAGAGAGCTTTGGTGGACCCTTAGTACTCTCTGGTGAATTTCAATTCATCACCGATTTCACGGTACTTGACATGGATGCGGACGGGGATAGGGATATTGTCGTAGCTGATACAGATCAAGGTAAAGTCTATCAACTGATCAATGCCGGCTCTTTCATCTTCGGTGCATTGGAGGTCATAGCTGAAGTCGGATCACGCATAACAGATCTGCAAATTGCCGACATAAATGGCGATGGTGACGATGACCTCATCTATTGCAGTATGAATAGTGCAGAAATAGGATGGATAGAGAACGAGGGCAATGGAGACTTTGCTCTGCCTGAGGGCTATTCAGTGAGTAATGGTCTTCCGGATCAGATTAGAGCTGCCGACCTGAATGATGATGACATTTTGGACCTGCTCTATTTGGATATAGGACTTGATGAGATCTTCTACCTGCAGAATACTGGGCCCGTGTTCTCTGACCCTGAATCCATCTGGTCAGGAACAGAAGGGCTAGAAGATTTTGAAATAGCCGATATAGACATGGATGGAGACCTGGACATCGCACTTTGCTCCAGATACCAGAGTAAGATCATTTGGATCGAACAGGAGAACGGCACATTCGCTACGTCACACCTCCTTGATGATTCAGCCTATTCAGTCGATCAATTGGAAATAGCCGATTTCGATCAGGATGGTGACCCGGATGTGGTGGCGACCAGTAGAAGCAGCAATTTCAGCAAGTGGTACCTCAACGATGGTACAGGAGACTATGGTGTTGGAGGAACTCCTCCTCCTACCAACGGTAAATTCCCATGGGTACTTCGAGCGGCCGACTTCAGTAGCGATGGATCAGTCGATATTCTATACGCAGATGACAGAATGGTCTATATGGCCGTCAATGATGGTACAGGAGGATTCGATGCATTGCCGGTGATCACTCCAGAGATTCCATATCCGGGACAATTGACCGATTCTGATGTGAATGATGATTCATTCAATGACATCTTGGTAGGAGGGTTCTTCGAGTTGAATTGGCTCGAGAATGAAGAGAATAGCAGTTACGGTGTCAGCAATCTGGGAGTTTTGGGTTATTCCAGTCTAACAGTAGGTGTCGATGCAGGAGATGTCGATCAGGATGGTGACACGGACATCTGCTATTCGGTGAATAATGGTTCGCGGATGCTGATAAATGATGGTGAGGAGAACTTCGAGCTCGAATTCACCATGACCGATCCCGGGAGCTATATGGGTACGGCATTCAATGACCTTGATGGGGACGGTGACCTCGACTTGATCCTTAATCACAATACGACTATCCGGATTAAAGAAAATCTGGGAGGAGGAGTATTGGGTCCGTGGGAAGATGTAGTGACAGATGTAGATAAACTCATATCACTTCACCTGGCAGACATCGATGGCGATGGAGATGACGATTTGATCGTTGGTGATGTGTTCCCGATCATGCTCTCTACCTATGAGAATCTTGGGGGGCTGGAATTCGGACCTCAACAGGCATGGCTGCAAGAGTCCACAGGACCGAGGGACATAGACCTGGCAGATGTGGATGGAGATGGAGATCAGGATATCCTTTGTCTCACCGACCCGAGTTTGAGCCCGGTGGCAAGCATTTTATACTACGAGAACGATGGAGAGGGCAATTATTTTGACTCTCACCTGATCACCTGCGGCATCAATAATCCATGGTGCTTGGATTCGGGGGACTTCGATCAAGATGGGGATGAGGATATAGCCATTGGGGCGGTCTCTAATCTGGTCCTGTTATACAATAACGGGTCAGCAGGATTTGCTCAGAAGGTCCTGAGCAACGAGAACTATCAGATACAGGATATTCTGGCTTCGGATAGGGATGGCGATGGCGATCTGGACCTGATCCTGGCCAGGAGTCTGTTAGGATTCGTCTCTTATTTCGAGAATCACCTGAATGAAGGATGTATGGATCCTGATGCATGCAATTATGATCCGAATGCAATAGTCGATACAGGCTGCTGCTACAATTCATGCGGATGTACAGATCCTCAGGCATTGAATTTTGATGAAGCGGCAACTTGTGATAATGGCTCCTGCCAATATATCGTTGGCTGCACAGACCCCTTGGCATCCAACTATGATCCTGATGCCACATTTGACGATGGAAGCTGCATAATCGAATCTGGCTGTGCTATCCTAGGAGCCGAGAACTATGATCCTGATGCCGCCTGCAATGATGGCTCCTGTGGGTTCCTCTTGCATGGCATAGTCTTTTATGATGAGAATGAGAACGGAGTGATGGACGATGATGAATATGGCATTGCTCAGCATGAAGTTTCCTTACTTCAGAGTAATCAGACATATCTGACCAACTCCAATGGTCTGTTCTACTCCAATGCAACGGGCAGTAATGATTATACATATGAGGTCCAAGCCCATCCACTCTTTCCCTTCTATACCACCCCGAGTTCACTTGATTTCTCAGCCGATCAAGACAATTGGAACCAAGAGATATTCTTCGGTCTGAGCAATGAGACTCCTCTAGCAGAGATCAGCGCTGAATTGTTTGCTGAATTCAGCGAATATCCGTGTGATTCATTGGTGATCCATGATCTCTGTATTCAGAATCTTGGAAATAATCAGATCAATACAGACATAGCACTGACGATAGATGAGCTATACCAAGAATTCATTGCCATCGACCCCATTGACTCCTTAATGGGTGGAGTGATCCACTTTTCTTTGGACAGTTTGAATCCTGGTGAGAATGCATGTTTCTCTTTCTATCTCAGCACTCCCACGGCCGAGTTCCTAGGGGATACATTGACCATCTTCTATTCAGTGACTGCCTATTCCTCAGATGTGGAGGTGGCAACTTTGACAGGTGATTTCCATCAAGAACTCACCTGTGCCTATGACCCCAATGATAAACAGGTCTTTCCTGAAGGATATACTGAACAGCACTATGTCC from Flavobacteriales bacterium includes:
- a CDS encoding response regulator translates to MAQKRILIIDDNQDILTMLEKMLGLKGYDVITHTHGEEVIDLLKTESPRALIMDMLLSGMDGRDLCRKIKQDESVRHVPVILFTAHPNAAQSCLDSGADHFLEKPFDMKRLLGLLEEITSA
- a CDS encoding PAS domain-containing protein; this translates as MKNFVPHTGEMGQLIMAKDWSTTTIGPMKDWPATLKVVLGTMLHSRFPGFLFWGDDLTCFYNDAYRPSLGKEGKHPDMLGMKGEEAWPEIWDTIKPLIDQVLSGEGACYFEDMLVPIYRNGQIEDVYWTFSYSPAFDEQGAIAGVLVTCVETTDKVIMRKGQEELSAHLTRVLKQAPVAITYCIGPDHLLSVMNQMALDLVEKQEGEVLGRPMFEIFPELIDQGLKQLMDNVYQSKKSFSAQEMPVTLSINDEMTTLYLNFIYEPVFGPDGEVEGVIAVGTDVSESVQARRELHDAFEKIEESERQFKLLADSMPQFVWAAGPDGRLHYFNQAVFDYSGLTYEQIEGEDWLQIVHPDDQAENVRLWTESITTGKDFIIEHRFRRYDGQYRWQLSRATPEKDDEGNIRMWIGTSTDIQQIKEAEMEKDVFIGMASHELKTPLTSIKGYVDILRGMYEDSDDAFLNDSLSTINRQVATLVSLITDMLDLSKMKSGTLILNKEKFCMNHMIDKVLEEIRYSNPNNRIVYSSSEELKIFGDETRISQVLVNFLTNAIKYTPDESDIHVEMKRLEDFVMVSVTDKGIGISKEDQERIFDRFYRVEGKNEGTYPGFGIGLYIAADIIRRHGGEIGVDSRLKKGSTFYFKIPIQAQ
- a CDS encoding VCBS repeat-containing protein, whose amino-acid sequence is MEAADLNAAFGPKEVIIESGDTSIVCFMNQGGESFGGPLVLSGEFQFITDFTVLDMDADGDRDIVVADTDQGKVYQLINAGSFIFGALEVIAEVGSRITDLQIADINGDGDDDLIYCSMNSAEIGWIENEGNGDFALPEGYSVSNGLPDQIRAADLNDDDILDLLYLDIGLDEIFYLQNTGPVFSDPESIWSGTEGLEDFEIADIDMDGDLDIALCSRYQSKIIWIEQENGTFATSHLLDDSAYSVDQLEIADFDQDGDPDVVATSRSSNFSKWYLNDGTGDYGVGGTPPPTNGKFPWVLRAADFSSDGSVDILYADDRMVYMAVNDGTGGFDALPVITPEIPYPGQLTDSDVNDDSFNDILVGGFFELNWLENEENSSYGVSNLGVLGYSSLTVGVDAGDVDQDGDTDICYSVNNGSRMLINDGEENFELEFTMTDPGSYMGTAFNDLDGDGDLDLILNHNTTIRIKENLGGGVLGPWEDVVTDVDKLISLHLADIDGDGDDDLIVGDVFPIMLSTYENLGGLEFGPQQAWLQESTGPRDIDLADVDGDGDQDILCLTDPSLSPVASILYYENDGEGNYFDSHLITCGINNPWCLDSGDFDQDGDEDIAIGAVSNLVLLYNNGSAGFAQKVLSNENYQIQDILASDRDGDGDLDLILARSLLGFVSYFENHLNEGCMDPDACNYDPNAIVDTGCCYNSCGCTDPQALNFDEAATCDNGSCQYIVGCTDPLASNYDPDATFDDGSCIIESGCAILGAENYDPDAACNDGSCGFLLHGIVFYDENENGVMDDDEYGIAQHEVSLLQSNQTYLTNSNGLFYSNATGSNDYTYEVQAHPLFPFYTTPSSLDFSADQDNWNQEIFFGLSNETPLAEISAELFAEFSEYPCDSLVIHDLCIQNLGNNQINTDIALTIDELYQEFIAIDPIDSLMGGVIHFSLDSLNPGENACFSFYLSTPTAEFLGDTLTIFYSVTAYSSDVEVATLTGDFHQELTCAYDPNDKQVFPEGYTEQHYV